The Triticum aestivum cultivar Chinese Spring chromosome 4B, IWGSC CS RefSeq v2.1, whole genome shotgun sequence sequence AGTTTTACTCCCCGGTATATTTTCGAACGGAAAGGGTCGATGGCCTAGTCGGAAGTACCACTAGCACGGCCCACTGTTTTGATTGCATTCTATCTCTATGATGAAATGGAGTGTGGTACACCACGGAGTGCTATTATGAAACTTGATTCCTACATAGATACTAGTAGTGCCTAGTGAACTAGCAGCGCCAGTACGAAAATTTCAGTCGGTCTAGGACAACGTAAAATAAGCGCTAGACGGGTACCTTAAAATGAGAGAAAAGCGGGCACGCATCACCCAAGATTAACAAGTGTATACACAGATACAGACGGTTTAGAAGGTTCCGCCACGTAGTGACAAGCCCTGCGGTGCAGTGGAAGCGTGCGTTATCCAGGGAAGAATCTCTCTTTTTCCGTCCACTGCACGGGGATCGATCGATTGCAAAGCAAAGAGCGGCTTATTGTTTGACCATTTCGGCGTCCCCAACATGCGCGGGTTTCGGAGTAGCACTATTCAACTGAGTTCGATTCAAAAACGATCTGTGCATTTTCAGGACGACGACGTACTGAGGCAGATAATAATGTGATCCCCAAACTGAATGCAGTTTTAACTGCACGGCGGTAAGGATCCTCGGATAATGGTACAAGTAAGAGAGAGGAAATTGTCGGAAATTCGCAGCCGGACGCACTTTGAGATCCTGACCTTCAGAATACTAGTACTGCCAGCACTTCATTTATATCTTGAGGAGGAAAGCATGGGGGCGCACGGAATACAGGGAGGGGCACCGAAGAGATGGACCGCATTCAAACTCGCCGCCCGGCCCAGTGCGATCAGTCACAGGCTCATCACACGCTACCACCACGATCGACGGCGACCTGTCATCGACGCAACGTCGGCCTCTCGTCTCGCCTGCTAATCAATACTACGTGTACCACTAGCACCGGCTTTCTGCTGTTCACGTACTCTGTGTTTTTTTTTGTTCCACAGAGAACACTGAAATTAGGTACACGTACTTCGTCTAATCACATAACCACGTAGACGTAGTGGTGGTTAGTCCTACTGCCAAGCGTGCATGTGTACGCAGGCACATGCATGTGTGTACATTGATCAAATTGATTGGCTTGTGGTGCTGTACACATTAAATATGTCTGTGCATCGACCTGCCCTGCCCACCAGCACGTCGCTGTGCGCGTATTTGCACCGCCGAAATCTGCAGCTTTATTTCTGATTTACGTTAACCAGCGGTCGGTGCCTCATCAGTATAGTAGTAACTCGCAGTaattgatggatggatggatgaatagCTGTTTAAGCTTACGACTATTGATTTCAGTGGGAGTACtcctgttttttttttctgttcacGTACTATACATTGGATCCCAATGTATCCCTCCAGGCTCCAACGATGCCCCCGAAATGTTTGTAAACACTCCGTATGATTGTGGTGTCATCACATTTTAAAAATTGAAGGAGAGGTGAACAAATAAACATGAATTGGTGCGATTGTTTGGAAAGCGAAAATTTCACGAGAATTTCGTGGAAACTAACACAAATTCTTGGGAAATTCTGGCGTTCCAAGTGGGCCGCTAATCAAACAGGGCCGCCCGTGGTAGTGCTCTCGAGATCTCGAATAACCGATGACATTTTGACGGTTAACTAATCAAGAAGCTAGTGTGCACTCCTCATGATGCTAAGATCGTCACCTGCCTTGTCgccggcgaggtcctcctcctcctcctcctcctcgtcgtccttgcaCTGCAGGCTGTGGTTTGATGAAGCAGGCGAGCGCGAGGCGTCGCCGTTCCGGCCGCCGCATTGCTCCTCTGTCGTTGCGGTGGCGGGAGTGACGTCGCCCTCGCAGCCACATGTGCTGCTGGACGTGCTGGTGCTGGCGGTGCTCCCGCTGCCGCCGCTGGCGCTGGTggtcgtcatcgtcgtcgctgtggtggtggtggttggcgcGGCGGAAGAGGACGACGCTGGCGGGGCCGCAAGGCCGACCAGGAGGTCGACGAAGGCGCCGACGATGAGTGCGTGGTTGTGCTTGCCGTTGATACGGAGGTACCACACGAGGAGCTCCTCGAGCGCTTCCCAGCCGCGCAGCCCGTGCGCGGCCACCATCTCCTCCATGGACGCCCGGAAGTCCCCGTACGGGTCCTCCgagtccaccgccaccgccacgcTCTCCTCCACCAGCGACGTCGACGCCAACGGCTCCGATTGCGGCTTCTCCTCGGCCTCGTCCGCTGGTGCTGCCGCCGACTGCTTCGCCGGCGAAAGCGCCAAGATGGAGTTGGACGCCGGGCCCGGAGGGTCGACGAAGAAGCGGTCGGTGGACGTGCGGCCGAGGCTGCGGATCACCGCCTCAGACCACTCCTCCGACGCGGTCGTCGTCGAGAAACCATCATCGTCATCCAGCTCCAGCACGTCCTgccccgcctcctcctcgtcgtcgaagCAGGAGCCGTCGGCGGAGATGTAGTCAAGCTGGTAGACGGAGTTGACCGTCTTGTACATTTCCCCGGCGCCGCCGTGGATGAGCCTCGCCGCAGCCGCGGGGCTCCtgctgacggcggcggcggttcTGCAGGGCCGGCGGCGGTCTTCCTCACGGAAGGAGGCCGTCTGGGGATTCCGGCAcgacggccacggccacggcggagAAGGCTCGTCGGCGCCGGCGGGGAGCTTGGAAAAGATGGAGGTGAGGCCTTTCTTCCCCATTGGAACCCTACACGGTTTGAGCGAACGGATTACCGGGAGACGAATGAACTGAGGAAGGAGATGAGCTCGAGCGAGCTGTACGGTGGAGAGAGAGAAAGTAGAGCTGCCGTGGTAATGGAGGGAAACGGGGGCAGCGTGAGGTAGAGAGTAGACCTGCTGCAATTAAGAGAGGGAGAGACGACACATGGGGA is a genomic window containing:
- the LOC123094636 gene encoding transcription repressor OFP13, giving the protein MGKKGLTSIFSKLPAGADEPSPPWPWPSCRNPQTASFREEDRRRPCRTAAAVSRSPAAAARLIHGGAGEMYKTVNSVYQLDYISADGSCFDDEEEAGQDVLELDDDDGFSTTTASEEWSEAVIRSLGRTSTDRFFVDPPGPASNSILALSPAKQSAAAPADEAEEKPQSEPLASTSLVEESVAVAVDSEDPYGDFRASMEEMVAAHGLRGWEALEELLVWYLRINGKHNHALIVGAFVDLLVGLAAPPASSSSAAPTTTTTATTMTTTSASGGSGSTASTSTSSSTCGCEGDVTPATATTEEQCGGRNGDASRSPASSNHSLQCKDDEEEEEEEDLAGDKAGDDLSIMRSAH